Proteins from one Panicum virgatum strain AP13 chromosome 7K, P.virgatum_v5, whole genome shotgun sequence genomic window:
- the LOC120640013 gene encoding uncharacterized protein LOC120640013 → MDEFSTAIKNQFSFNKMIETQLAQVAATMPPALENVKAITTRGGKTTQDPPYPNHVNRKKASPVAEEPPREEEPEKVHEGKTAPHEFYDTQVLPFPMRARKPSTDEQFSRFVEIIQQVNINVPLMDAMKVPTYARYIKDIINNKRPLPTTEVIKLTEACSAAILQQLPEKKKDPGFPTIRCSIGAQNFDKALCDLGASVSVTPKAVFDQLNYTELTPTPMQLQLADSSVQHPEGIAEDVPVRVWDSFVPVDFCGT, encoded by the coding sequence ATGGACGAATTCTCCACTGCCATCAAGAATCAGTTtagtttcaacaagatgattgagaCTCAACTAGCTCAAGTGGCTGCTACCATGCCCCCTGCTTTGGAGAATGTTAAGGCTATAACCACACGAGGAGGTAAAACTACTCAAGACCCAccttatcctaaccatgttAACAGAAAGAAAGCAAGCCCAGTGGCAGAAGAACCACCTCGGGAGGAGGAACCCGAgaaggttcatgaagggaagacggcTCCGCATGAATTTTATGATACCCAAGTATTACCGTTCCCTATGAGGGCAAGGAAGCCAAGTACAGATGAGCAGTTCAGCCGCTTTGTTgagataatacaacaagtgaacaTCAATGTACCCTTGATGGATGCGATGAAGGTTCCGACCTATGCTCGTTATATCAAGGACATAATCAACAACAAGCGACCACTGCCAACTACCGAAGTAATCAAGCTCACTGAGGCATGTAGTGCAGCTATACTTCAACAATTGcccgagaagaagaaggatccaGGATTCCCAACTATCAGATGTTCGATAGGGGCACAGAACTTCGACAAAGCCTTATGTGATTTGGGAGCCAGTGTTAGTGTGACGCCAAAGGCGGTCTTCGACCAACTCAACTACACAGAGTTGACACCAACACCCATGCAGTTGCAATTGGCTGACTCCTCAGTACAGCACCCAGAAGGAATAGCTGAGGATGTCCCCGTGAGAGTATGGGACAGTTTTGTCCCAGTCGATTTTTGTGGTACTTGA